In Gossypium hirsutum isolate 1008001.06 chromosome D06, Gossypium_hirsutum_v2.1, whole genome shotgun sequence, one genomic interval encodes:
- the LOC107894140 gene encoding uncharacterized protein → MVNCMTRPPSILKFPGMTVTPPATAPVASRTTWTRPFFKPLHCAPLHQLQQQQEVDAGGIMCEPCNGKGWLLCDFCKGQKTNVTADNKRIYRRCPSCKAIGYLLCSKCKVFKCVTFPNGSDGEELTF, encoded by the exons ATGGTGAATTGCATGACGAGACCGCCCTCCATTCTGAAATTCCCAGGGATGACTGTGACGCCGCCAGCTACAGCTCCCGTGGCTTCAAGGACCACCTGGACCAGGCCTTTCTTCAAACCCCTGCATTGTGCACCTCTCCACCAACTCCAGCAACAGCAAGAG GTTGATGCTGGAGGAATCATGTGTGAACCTTGTAATGGGAAAGGATGGTTGCTTTGTGATTTTTGTAAAGGACAAAAAACCAACGTCACAGCGGACAACAAGCGGATCTACCGCCGGTGCCCATCTTGTAAAGCT ATTGGTTATTTGTTATGTTCCAAATGTAAAGTCTTCAAATGTGTCACCTTCCCAAATGGTAGCGATGGTGAAGAGCTGACGTTCTGA